The genomic DNA TGCCCACCACCTGTTTTCAGGCGAATGACACCGGGATTCATATCCAGTTCATCATGTGCGATTAGCATGGTTTCAGGAGCAACTTGATAGAATTTGGCGAAGGGTACAACACTTTTGCCAGAGGCATTCATAAAGGTTGTGGGTAACAGCAGACGAACGTCTTGACCTTCGATGTTACCTCGACCACTGATTCCGTGGAATTTAGGATCGGCTTTGAGAGAGATGCCATATTGTTCTGCAAGGCGTTCAACGAACCAGAAGCCTGCATTATGGCGAGTTTGGGCATATTCCTTACCAGGATTGCCCAAACCAACAATTAGCGAAAGTTTTGACACTAATTTACACCGTTAACACTTATGCGCGTTTAAAGTCAGCGTGCATTGGAGTGTTTTTAGCTGGGTGACGTTGTAAAGCTTGGATTTTAACGCTTTCAACTTTGTCACCAACTTTGATTTCAACAACTTCTTCAAAGAAAGCGTTGTCTTCAAGTGCTTTAACAAGTTCACGAAGTTCTAAAGTAACCGCTACAGGTTCAGCAGCACCACCGTAGATGATTGCTGGTACTTTGCTTTGAAGACGAAGGCGGCGGCTCGAACCTTTCCCTTGTACTGCTTCTTCACGTGCTGCTGCGTTTAATACGAAGTTTGCCATGATAGACATTCCTAATTTAAGTTTAATTAAGCTGAGTTTTCGACCAGCTCAGCGATAGAAAACCCTGCCAAAGGCAGGGTTTTGAAAATTTAGCGCTATATTATAGATAAGAATCAAACATTGCGCTAATAGATTCTTCGTTGTTAATACGACGAATTGTTTCAGCAACCATGCTGGCGACTGAAACTTGGCGAATCTTACCAAGTTCTTGAGCTTCTTGAGAAAGAGGAATGGTATCTGTAACAACGAGCTCGTCGATTACAGAGTTTTTCAAGTTCTCAATTGCTTTACCAGAAAGTACTGGGTGAGTTGCATAGGCAACTACACGGCGAGCACCAAACTGTTTCAGTGCATCAGCAGCTTTACACAAGGTACCTGCTGTATCAACCATATCATCCACGATCACGCAGTCACGATCTTTCACATCACCAATCAAATGCATCACTTGTGATTCATTGGCTTTTTGACGACGTTTATCGATGATTGCAAGATCGATATCACCCATTTGTTTCGCTACAGCACGTGCACGAACTACACCGCCCACGTCTGGAGAAACAACCATAAGGTTATGGTGTTGCTGTTGACGAAGATCAGCAAGTAATGCTGGAGTACCGTAGATGTTGTCTACAGGGATATCGAAGAAACCTTGAATCTGGTCAGCATGAAGGTCGATCATTACAACGCGGTCAATACCGACAGTTGTCAGCATGTCTGCGACAACTTTTGCAGTGATTGGCACACGGCTTGAACGAGGACGACGGTCTTGACGAGCATATCCGAAGTAAGGGATGACAGCAGTAATACGACCTGCACTTGCACGACGCAAAGCATCAGCCATAACAAGGACTTCCATCAGGTTGTCATTTGTTGGGGCACAAGTAGGTTGTACTAGGAATACGTCTTTACCACGAACATTTTCAGTAATTTCGACAGCGATTTCACCGTCAGAAAATTGACCTACAGATGCTGCACCTAAAGGGATGTGCAGATGGCTTACGACTTTTTGGGCGAATTGTGGATGTGCAGTTCCACTAAAAACGACAAGATTGGGCATGAAGCACCCTTGGCGGTTGGAATGTTTGAAAGTAGATGGCAGGGGCGGCTGGATTCGAACCAACGGATGCCGAGATCAAAACCCGGTGCCTTACCACTTGGCGACGCCCCTAATGCGGCAGAACTTTAATATTTTTGCTGTTCTGTGTCAAGGTGAATTAACAAATGAACATGCAAATTCTGTTCTGTCTTTTTTGAGAAAATGGCAGGGGCGGCTGGATTCGAACCAACGGATGCCGAGATCAAAACCCGGTGCCTTACCACTTGGCGACGCCCCTAATACAGTAATCTACAGATGAATATGATGGCAGGGGCGGCTGGATTCGAACCAACGGATGCCGAGATCAAAACCCGGTGCCTTACCACTTGGCGACGCCCCTAATACAGTAATCTACAGATGAATATGATGGCAGGGGCGGCTGGATTCGAACCAACGGATGCCGAGATCAAAACCCGGTGCCTTACCACTTGGCGACGCCCCTATCATATAACCTTGAAATGACGTAATGGTGATTCATTTAAACTATTGACCAAGTAAGCTTTACAAGGTGAATGAGCTAAAATCTCATCAATATTCATGTCGGCGGTTACTTCAGTAAAAACACAAGCACCTGTACCTGTAAGTTTTGCAATACCGAACTGGTCTAAATACTGCATCGCTTCATTTACCTCAGGATAGAAGCTTCTTGCCAAAGGCTCAAAGTTATTTCCAAAGTTAAATGGCTTTAACTGATAGGCGCAAAATTTAGTAGGCTTCGTGTCTCTTGTCAACGTTTTTTGTGAAAAAAGCAATTGAGTGCTGATAAAACAATCAGGTTTTAACACAATGTATTGTTTTTGATCTAAGTCTATGAATGTTAAGTGTTCACCAATACCTTCCGCCCAAGCATTCCGCCCATGGACAAAAACTGGAACATCGGCACCTAACTTGAGTCCCAGTTCGGCCAACTGCTCAATACTTAAGCCACATTGCCATAACTGATTGACCACAATGAGGGTGGTGGCCGCATTGGATGACCCCCCACCAAGTCCAGCACCCATAGGAATATTTTTTTCAATGCGGATATTTAAGCCTGAATATGCTTTTGCATACGGCTTTAAAATCTGTGTTGCCTTGAAAATTAGGTTCTGTTCCAAATCAACGCTGTTTAGTCCATCAATACTAATTTCAGGAGTTGCTGGTTGGCTAAATTCCAGCCAGTCATACAGGTCAATGAGCTGAAAAATGCTTTGCAATTCATGGTAGCCGTCGTCACGACGGCCGGTGATATGCAAAAAAAGATTAAGCTTGGCAGGAGCGGGAACACGAATCATAGAATTTTAAACTTTTGAATAGGCTTAACGGTTTTGAATGAGCATTGTAATACGGTTTTCCTGACCGGATTCAAGTACATGTTTTAAAACTAGCTTGTTCGGTAACTGGGCTTGCTCGTTATAACTGAGATCTACTATCCAGCCATCTTCCAAGAACTGGATGGGGCGGTTTTGCTCATCTTTACTGATTTTTGCCAGCATGGTTGCCGGTTTAGCCTGAACCCAATCGACTAAATGGGTAATGGGGGCTTGCCAGCCTGTGGCACGCTCAAGTAACTCTTCCGGAGTATCCGCTGTAATCAACCCGGTTTTTGCACTATTGAGGGTGACATTACCCGGTTGGCCGGAAATCTGGGTTTTACCCACGCCCAAAATTCCGCTTAATTCGATGTCGAATGCATCCTGCTGTTGTACCCAGGTAAAAAAGGCACTGCCAGATTGTCCCGGAGTTCTTACCCCAATTTTACCTTGCAGATTAAAATTCTTCGCAGCTTCTGGAATTTGAGCAACATTCGGTGCTTGAGGCTGGGTGTATTGTTGGCAACCGCTCAGGATTAGCGTGCTTGCTGCA from Acinetobacter sp. CS-2 includes the following:
- the pth gene encoding aminoacyl-tRNA hydrolase, with product MSKLSLIVGLGNPGKEYAQTRHNAGFWFVERLAEQYGISLKADPKFHGISGRGNIEGQDVRLLLPTTFMNASGKSVVPFAKFYQVAPETMLIAHDELDMNPGVIRLKTGGGHGGHNGLRDIVPHTGPNFHRLRIGIGHPGSKERVSGHVLSKAPSSEQGLMDDAIAHALSRIKLLVNGDIQTAMNQINAYKPN
- the rplY gene encoding 50S ribosomal protein L25, with translation MANFVLNAAAREEAVQGKGSSRRLRLQSKVPAIIYGGAAEPVAVTLELRELVKALEDNAFFEEVVEIKVGDKVESVKIQALQRHPAKNTPMHADFKRA
- a CDS encoding ribose-phosphate pyrophosphokinase; its protein translation is MPNLVVFSGTAHPQFAQKVVSHLHIPLGAASVGQFSDGEIAVEITENVRGKDVFLVQPTCAPTNDNLMEVLVMADALRRASAGRITAVIPYFGYARQDRRPRSSRVPITAKVVADMLTTVGIDRVVMIDLHADQIQGFFDIPVDNIYGTPALLADLRQQQHHNLMVVSPDVGGVVRARAVAKQMGDIDLAIIDKRRQKANESQVMHLIGDVKDRDCVIVDDMVDTAGTLCKAADALKQFGARRVVAYATHPVLSGKAIENLKNSVIDELVVTDTIPLSQEAQELGKIRQVSVASMVAETIRRINNEESISAMFDSYL
- the ispE gene encoding 4-(cytidine 5'-diphospho)-2-C-methyl-D-erythritol kinase; protein product: MIRVPAPAKLNLFLHITGRRDDGYHELQSIFQLIDLYDWLEFSQPATPEISIDGLNSVDLEQNLIFKATQILKPYAKAYSGLNIRIEKNIPMGAGLGGGSSNAATTLIVVNQLWQCGLSIEQLAELGLKLGADVPVFVHGRNAWAEGIGEHLTFIDLDQKQYIVLKPDCFISTQLLFSQKTLTRDTKPTKFCAYQLKPFNFGNNFEPLARSFYPEVNEAMQYLDQFGIAKLTGTGACVFTEVTADMNIDEILAHSPCKAYLVNSLNESPLRHFKVI
- the lolB gene encoding lipoprotein insertase outer membrane protein LolB, producing the protein MHIFSKFSLSLIAASTLILSGCQQYTQPQAPNVAQIPEAAKNFNLQGKIGVRTPGQSGSAFFTWVQQQDAFDIELSGILGVGKTQISGQPGNVTLNSAKTGLITADTPEELLERATGWQAPITHLVDWVQAKPATMLAKISKDEQNRPIQFLEDGWIVDLSYNEQAQLPNKLVLKHVLESGQENRITMLIQNR